One part of the Cystobacter ferrugineus genome encodes these proteins:
- a CDS encoding acyl-CoA dehydrogenase family protein gives MSPHTWRRSHDVRVKVDMETGAETAVTLGAATGCVRAAPRTLPGMTTSSPSAVKTSSEHPLLAEARRLAPELSARSEEIESARRLPAQLARELADAGFFRMVLPEAYGGLELHPARIIEIVEELSRADGSVGWNVMIGACTAMVAAWLPESAARTIFNAPDVIIGGVAAPTGRAELVEGGHRLTGRWSWASGSQNCRWLVGGAVVTKDGAPRMVREGMPEIRMFCFPASDATLHDTWNAMGLGGTGSGDISVQDIFVPAERGFSLVAERPRLDRPLYAFPAMGLLGVALPAVGLGIARRAIDELAALAQHKKLMPAGRLLATRGVVQHSFAEAEATLRAARALLMETVNATFEAGVRRELTVRHRAELRLSYAHAMRSAARVVDAMYEAGGGVSVHRASPLQRCMRDIHVATQHAMVGSVVLETIGGVLLGVDPIAPLL, from the coding sequence ATGAGCCCGCACACCTGGCGAAGATCCCATGACGTGCGGGTGAAGGTGGACATGGAGACAGGCGCGGAGACGGCGGTGACGCTGGGCGCCGCCACTGGCTGCGTCCGTGCCGCGCCTCGTACACTTCCGGGCATGACGACTTCTTCTCCGTCCGCTGTAAAGACGTCCTCCGAGCATCCCCTGCTGGCCGAGGCCCGGCGCCTGGCGCCCGAGCTGTCCGCCCGCTCCGAGGAGATCGAATCCGCCCGCCGGCTACCCGCTCAGCTCGCGCGGGAACTGGCCGATGCCGGGTTCTTCCGCATGGTGCTGCCCGAGGCCTATGGCGGCCTCGAGCTGCACCCCGCGCGGATCATCGAGATCGTGGAGGAGCTGTCCCGGGCGGATGGCTCGGTGGGATGGAACGTGATGATCGGCGCGTGTACCGCGATGGTGGCCGCCTGGCTGCCCGAGTCCGCGGCGCGCACCATCTTCAACGCGCCGGACGTCATCATCGGAGGCGTGGCCGCGCCGACGGGACGCGCCGAGCTCGTCGAGGGGGGCCATCGCCTCACGGGCCGCTGGTCCTGGGCGAGTGGGAGCCAGAACTGCCGCTGGCTGGTGGGCGGCGCGGTGGTGACGAAGGACGGAGCGCCCCGCATGGTGCGTGAGGGCATGCCCGAGATCCGCATGTTCTGCTTTCCCGCCTCGGACGCGACCCTGCACGACACCTGGAACGCCATGGGCCTGGGTGGCACGGGCAGCGGGGACATCTCGGTCCAGGACATCTTCGTGCCCGCCGAGCGCGGCTTCTCCCTCGTCGCCGAGCGCCCGCGCCTGGACCGTCCCCTCTATGCCTTTCCCGCGATGGGGCTGTTGGGGGTGGCCCTGCCGGCGGTGGGGCTCGGCATCGCCCGCCGGGCGATCGACGAGCTGGCGGCGCTGGCGCAGCACAAGAAGCTCATGCCCGCGGGGCGCCTGCTGGCCACGCGCGGCGTGGTGCAGCACTCCTTCGCCGAGGCCGAGGCCACGCTGCGCGCCGCGCGGGCCCTGCTGATGGAGACGGTGAACGCCACCTTCGAAGCGGGCGTGCGCCGGGAGCTGACGGTGCGCCACCGGGCGGAGCTGCGGCTGTCCTATGCCCATGCCATGCGCAGCGCGGCGCGCGTGGTGGACGCCATGTACGAGGCGGGTGGCGGTGTGTCCGTCCACCGCGCCTCCCCGCTGCAGCGCTGCATGCGCGACATCCACGTGGCCACGCAGCACGCCATGGTGGGCTCGGTGGTCCTCGAGACCATTGGCGGCGTGCTGCTGGGCGTGGATCCGATCGCGCCCCTGCTGTGA
- a CDS encoding TetR/AcrR family transcriptional regulator, translating into MAVRGARKKVADKEHYHHGDLRRALLDASLELISKEGFAALSLREVARRAGVTHAAPYRHFADKEALLAAVAEEGFRAMTARMRQDMAREPTPMRRLMACGVAYVLFAVENAAHFRVMFGPHFTRPLAPSDAQEAGNSFLILVDAILEAQRAGEVHEGEPHALALTCWSLVHGLASLWVDRQLEYTGMSMGVETLAREQTRMLMRGLALTPID; encoded by the coding sequence ATGGCGGTGCGGGGTGCCCGGAAGAAGGTGGCGGACAAGGAGCACTATCACCATGGTGATCTGCGCCGGGCGCTGCTGGACGCGTCCCTGGAGCTCATCTCCAAGGAGGGCTTCGCCGCCCTGTCCCTTCGGGAGGTGGCCCGGCGGGCCGGGGTGACGCACGCGGCGCCCTACCGGCACTTCGCGGACAAGGAGGCGCTGCTGGCGGCGGTGGCCGAGGAGGGCTTTCGCGCGATGACGGCGCGCATGCGCCAGGACATGGCCCGGGAGCCAACGCCCATGCGGCGCCTGATGGCCTGTGGGGTGGCCTATGTCCTCTTCGCCGTGGAGAACGCCGCGCACTTCCGGGTGATGTTCGGTCCCCACTTCACCCGGCCCCTGGCGCCGAGCGACGCCCAGGAGGCGGGCAACTCGTTCCTCATTCTGGTGGACGCCATCCTCGAGGCCCAGCGTGCCGGAGAGGTGCACGAGGGCGAGCCCCATGCGCTCGCGCTCACGTGCTGGTCCCTGGTGCACGGTCTGGCCTCACTGTGGGTGGACCGCCAGTTGGAATACACGGGGATGAGCATGGGCGTCGAGACTCTGGCCCGGGAGCAGACGCGGATGTTGATGAGGGGTCTGGCGCTCACCCCGATCGATTGA
- a CDS encoding PAS domain S-box protein has protein sequence MSSSPADELRLLRAEVERLRGLLQREGLDPSGSQEASYRRIVESAIDFAVIALDLEGRVTHWNEGARRILGWSLERIRGEPAAVFFTEEDRARGIPELEMGKALAGGRAVDERWHRREDGSRFWASGEMMPLKNEQGTPIGFVKILRDRTPQKRLEEERERFILLAEQSTDFVCFVDADGRGLFINQAGRRMVGLPEGDIRAMGLSDFFPPEERGFLQDIILPTQRAVGHWRGRVHLQHQGTRALIPVDGNAFVLRDAAGGITGYALISRDITALEQAESALRRSDERLQLALKASGSVGVWDWDILADKLYQDARCARLFSVAPDVAAAGAPLATYLGGIHPEDRARVGWEIQRGLDRDVEYESEYRVMPGGEVRWIQVRGRIYRDEQGRPVRFPGIVIDITDRKRTELRQRALLELSDQLRNLSATREIAALSAQLIGRMLSLSRVGFALIDLDTDTLTIEQDWSNGQVAGLVGGYPFSAFDSALERMKQGQSLVETDIETAEWIPPAELPNYRSLDMRGFIGLPLMRNDRLVGFVYAHSASPRAWLEADVGFIREVAVRTWESIERAQAEQRLRESEQDLRQITDQAPEMIGYVDRDLVYRFVNRTYEEWFARPLDRIIGKSALELLGEEAFALREPYFRCALEGEATSFEAPLFIPGRSPRELELRFFPRRDLEGNVQGVYLFILDNTDRKRAERALLEANKRLELRVEERTRERDRIWNHSDDLMGVLGTDGFLKSINPAWSRLLGVDTESLLMSHFLDLVHPDDHAAVGVIVASLSRGERVHRMENRLRRADGSYRSLSWTAVPGDDKVFYAIGRDVTAERETAALQQRLFDVLDKSPDFIGIAEPQGRILYVNASGRRMVGLSGPGGVGVRTVLEFFSPEDRPLIEGTVLPTALREGKWVGRCRFRHLTTGVDIPVEYNVFATRDGEGRLLGLGMVTRDITWQLQHEQALRETEDKLRQSQKMEAVGQLTGGIAHDFNNLLGGIIGSMEMLRRRIDAGRYSEVDKYINATMNSARRAASLTARLLAFGRRQSLDVKPTDINALVMSLAELLRRTLGESISLKTMLDPALWSAKTDANQFENALLNLAINARDAMPQGGKLTVETRNTRLDEAYARGVEGLKSGDYVVMCVSDTGHGMPPEVIARAFEPFFTTKPIGQGTGLGLSMIYGFARQVGGHVRIYSEVGRGTTIKLYMPRHAGEGAAAGEAKPELVPLPRAQEGETVLVVEDDPAVRMLVLEILEDLGYAALEAKDARSALPIIEGPGRIDLLVTDVGLPGGMNGRQMAEVARQHRPELQVLFITGYAEGASVRGGFLAPGMEMITKPFALDVLAARIREMIERKQAARPPDN, from the coding sequence ATGAGTTCTTCCCCGGCCGATGAGCTGCGGCTCCTGCGTGCGGAAGTCGAGCGCCTGCGCGGATTGCTCCAGCGGGAGGGACTCGATCCCAGCGGTTCCCAGGAGGCGAGCTACCGGCGGATCGTGGAGAGCGCGATCGACTTCGCCGTGATCGCCCTGGACCTCGAGGGGCGGGTCACCCACTGGAACGAGGGCGCCCGGCGCATCCTCGGGTGGTCGCTGGAGCGCATCCGCGGCGAGCCGGCCGCCGTGTTCTTCACCGAGGAGGACCGGGCACGGGGCATCCCGGAGCTGGAGATGGGCAAGGCCCTGGCGGGGGGCCGCGCCGTCGATGAGCGCTGGCACCGGCGGGAGGACGGCTCCCGGTTCTGGGCGAGCGGCGAGATGATGCCGCTCAAGAACGAGCAGGGCACGCCCATTGGCTTCGTGAAGATCCTGCGCGATCGCACCCCGCAGAAGCGGCTCGAGGAGGAGCGCGAGCGCTTCATCCTCCTGGCCGAGCAATCCACCGACTTCGTGTGCTTCGTCGACGCGGACGGCCGGGGGCTGTTCATCAACCAGGCGGGGCGACGCATGGTGGGCCTGCCGGAGGGTGACATCCGCGCCATGGGCCTCTCGGACTTCTTCCCGCCCGAGGAGCGCGGCTTCCTCCAGGACATCATCCTGCCCACGCAGCGCGCCGTGGGGCACTGGCGGGGCCGGGTCCACCTCCAGCACCAGGGCACCCGGGCGCTCATCCCGGTGGACGGCAACGCCTTCGTCCTGCGCGACGCGGCGGGCGGCATCACCGGCTACGCGCTCATCAGCCGGGACATCACCGCGCTCGAGCAGGCCGAGTCCGCGCTGCGCCGGAGCGATGAGCGCCTGCAACTCGCCCTGAAGGCGTCCGGTTCGGTGGGCGTCTGGGACTGGGACATCCTGGCCGACAAGCTCTACCAGGATGCCCGGTGTGCCCGGCTCTTCTCCGTCGCGCCGGACGTGGCGGCCGCCGGGGCTCCGCTCGCGACCTACCTCGGCGGCATCCACCCCGAGGACCGGGCGCGGGTGGGGTGGGAGATCCAGCGCGGCCTCGACAGGGACGTCGAGTACGAGAGCGAGTACCGGGTGATGCCCGGGGGCGAGGTGCGGTGGATCCAGGTCCGGGGGCGCATCTACCGGGACGAGCAGGGCAGGCCCGTGCGGTTTCCGGGCATCGTCATCGACATCACGGATCGCAAGCGGACGGAGTTGCGCCAGCGCGCGCTGCTCGAGCTGAGCGATCAGCTTCGCAACCTGAGCGCGACGCGTGAGATCGCCGCCCTGAGCGCGCAGTTGATCGGCCGCATGCTGAGCCTGTCCCGGGTGGGCTTCGCCCTGATCGATCTGGACACCGATACCCTCACCATCGAGCAGGACTGGTCCAACGGACAGGTCGCGGGCCTCGTGGGCGGCTATCCCTTCTCCGCCTTCGATTCCGCCCTGGAGCGGATGAAGCAGGGCCAGTCGCTCGTGGAGACGGACATCGAGACGGCGGAGTGGATTCCCCCCGCGGAGCTGCCCAACTACCGCTCCCTGGACATGCGCGGCTTCATCGGCCTGCCGCTCATGCGCAACGATCGGCTCGTCGGCTTCGTCTATGCGCACAGCGCCTCGCCTCGCGCCTGGCTGGAGGCGGACGTGGGCTTCATCCGCGAGGTCGCCGTCCGCACGTGGGAGTCCATCGAGCGCGCCCAGGCCGAGCAGCGGCTGCGCGAGAGCGAGCAGGACTTGCGGCAGATCACGGATCAGGCGCCGGAGATGATCGGCTACGTCGATCGCGACCTCGTCTACCGGTTCGTCAACCGCACCTACGAGGAGTGGTTCGCCCGGCCCCTGGATCGGATCATCGGCAAGTCCGCGCTCGAGCTGCTGGGGGAGGAGGCCTTCGCGCTGCGCGAGCCCTATTTCCGGTGCGCGCTCGAGGGAGAGGCGACCTCCTTCGAGGCGCCGTTGTTCATCCCGGGGCGCAGCCCGCGCGAGCTGGAGCTGCGCTTCTTTCCCCGAAGGGATCTGGAGGGCAACGTCCAGGGCGTCTACCTCTTCATCCTGGACAACACGGACCGCAAGCGCGCCGAGCGCGCCCTGCTCGAGGCCAACAAGCGCCTGGAGCTGCGGGTCGAGGAGCGCACGCGGGAGCGGGATCGCATCTGGAACCACTCCGATGACCTGATGGGAGTGCTGGGCACCGATGGGTTCCTCAAGTCCATCAACCCCGCCTGGAGCCGCCTGCTGGGGGTGGACACGGAGTCGCTGTTGATGAGCCACTTCCTGGACCTCGTCCACCCGGACGACCATGCCGCCGTGGGGGTGATCGTGGCGAGCCTGAGCCGGGGAGAGCGTGTGCACCGCATGGAGAACCGCTTGCGGCGGGCGGACGGCTCCTACCGCTCCCTGTCCTGGACCGCGGTGCCTGGCGACGACAAGGTCTTCTACGCCATCGGCCGGGACGTCACCGCCGAGCGTGAGACCGCCGCGCTCCAGCAGCGGCTGTTCGACGTGCTCGACAAGTCTCCCGACTTCATCGGCATCGCCGAGCCCCAGGGCCGCATCCTCTACGTCAACGCCTCCGGCCGGAGGATGGTGGGCCTCTCCGGGCCGGGCGGGGTGGGGGTGCGCACCGTGCTCGAGTTCTTCTCGCCCGAGGATCGGCCGCTCATCGAGGGCACCGTCCTGCCCACGGCCCTGCGGGAAGGCAAGTGGGTGGGCCGCTGCCGCTTCCGCCACCTCACCACGGGGGTGGACATCCCCGTCGAGTACAACGTGTTCGCCACGCGTGATGGGGAGGGCCGGCTGCTCGGCCTCGGCATGGTGACGCGGGACATCACCTGGCAGCTCCAGCACGAGCAGGCCCTGCGCGAGACGGAAGACAAGCTGCGCCAGTCCCAGAAGATGGAGGCGGTGGGTCAGCTCACCGGTGGTATCGCGCACGACTTCAACAACCTGCTGGGCGGCATCATCGGCTCCATGGAGATGTTGCGGCGGCGCATCGACGCGGGCCGCTACTCGGAGGTGGACAAGTACATCAACGCCACCATGAACTCGGCACGCCGGGCCGCCTCGCTCACCGCGCGCCTGCTCGCCTTCGGCCGCCGCCAGTCGCTCGACGTGAAGCCCACGGACATCAACGCGCTCGTCATGTCCCTGGCGGAGCTGCTGCGCCGCACCCTGGGCGAGAGCATCTCGCTCAAGACGATGCTCGACCCGGCCCTGTGGTCGGCGAAGACGGACGCCAACCAGTTCGAGAACGCGCTGCTCAACCTGGCCATCAACGCCCGCGACGCCATGCCCCAGGGCGGCAAGCTCACGGTGGAGACGCGCAACACGCGGCTGGACGAGGCCTATGCGCGCGGGGTGGAGGGGCTCAAGTCCGGCGACTACGTGGTCATGTGCGTGAGCGACACGGGCCATGGCATGCCCCCGGAGGTCATCGCCCGCGCCTTCGAGCCCTTCTTCACCACCAAGCCCATCGGTCAGGGCACGGGGCTCGGCCTGTCGATGATCTACGGTTTCGCCCGGCAGGTGGGCGGCCACGTCCGCATCTACTCCGAGGTGGGCCGGGGCACGACGATCAAGCTCTACATGCCGCGTCATGCCGGCGAGGGCGCCGCGGCGGGGGAGGCGAAGCCGGAGCTCGTGCCCCTGCCACGCGCCCAGGAAGGTGAGACGGTCCTCGTGGTCGAGGACGATCCCGCCGTGCGCATGCTGGTGCTGGAGATCCTCGAGGACCTGGGCTACGCGGCCCTCGAGGCGAAGGATGCGCGCTCGGCGCTGCCCATCATCGAGGGGCCGGGGCGGATCGATCTGCTGGTGACGGACGTGGGCCTGCCCGGGGGAATGAACGGACGCCAGATGGCGGAGGTGGCGCGCCAGCACCGGCCGGAGCTCCAGGTGCTGTTCATCACCGGCTACGCGGAGGGGGCCTCGGTGCGCGGCGGGTTCCTCGCCCCTGGCATGGAGATGATCACCAAGCCCTTCGCGCTGGACGTGCTGGCGGCGCGCATCCGGGAGATGATCGAGCGGAAACAGGCGGCGCGGCCTCCGGACAATTGA
- a CDS encoding FBP domain-containing protein, whose protein sequence is MFLIETEKDLLQAFRPRDREKVELPKDIRFPLFVRDYLAWVEPTGTRTFLVCPSPQGKRPMGIAFRRDSHGGPAPSQMCDWCHSYGSSNEIGLLTTDVNSKRRVGVNLCQDLRCKEKLESAADLSGRHFRDVMPPLMERMQRFAREALRIESVPEQ, encoded by the coding sequence ATGTTCCTCATCGAGACCGAGAAAGATCTGCTGCAGGCCTTCCGTCCCCGTGACCGGGAGAAGGTCGAGCTTCCCAAGGACATCCGCTTCCCGCTCTTCGTGCGGGACTATCTGGCGTGGGTGGAGCCCACGGGGACCCGGACCTTCCTGGTGTGCCCCTCGCCGCAGGGCAAGCGGCCCATGGGCATCGCCTTCCGCCGCGACTCGCACGGTGGCCCCGCGCCCTCCCAGATGTGCGACTGGTGCCACTCCTACGGTTCGTCCAACGAGATCGGGCTGCTCACCACGGACGTCAATTCGAAGCGCCGGGTGGGCGTCAACCTCTGCCAGGACCTGCGCTGCAAGGAGAAGCTGGAGTCGGCGGCGGACCTGTCCGGCCGTCACTTCCGCGACGTCATGCCCCCGCTGATGGAGCGCATGCAGCGCTTCGCCCGCGAGGCGTTGCGCATCGAGTCCGTGCCGGAACAGTGA
- a CDS encoding AI-2E family transporter, whose translation MTGFDTKRCSNLIFAGLFVLALILFSRILLPFLMPVLLGGFLVVLFQPLQDALVRSRFKLSPPVCAGLSTMAVFLLILVPLVVVGWMVVREVLELVEHAQDVFDHVDLRERMAAGLPRGLRRYALGLHGTRIEEALTEAMSSGVSVLTNVLGAGTELIVDLFLMIVAMYYFFLDGRRLWADGTQLVPMDKRYIQAFAKEFTDVAHAIIYGNTITSLVQGLLGVVGLLMVKVPHAEVWGAAMVVVAMVPVGGTALVWGPIGLVLLMMGKVNEGIFLLAWGAFVVSSIDNVIRPKLCGSRMTLHPLLVFLSIFGGLAVFGMMGLLVGPLIASLFMAMVRIYRRDFLGLRAQEVPPPGASVATATGSTPTVPATPVGPTPAAVEV comes from the coding sequence GTGACGGGGTTCGATACGAAGCGGTGTTCCAATCTTATCTTCGCCGGACTCTTCGTCCTGGCGCTCATCCTCTTCTCGCGCATCCTGCTGCCGTTCTTGATGCCGGTGTTGCTGGGGGGCTTCCTGGTGGTGCTCTTCCAGCCCCTGCAGGACGCGCTGGTGCGCTCGCGCTTCAAGCTGTCGCCCCCGGTGTGCGCGGGGTTGAGCACGATGGCGGTGTTCCTGCTCATCCTGGTGCCGCTGGTGGTGGTGGGCTGGATGGTGGTGCGCGAGGTGCTCGAGCTGGTGGAGCACGCGCAGGACGTGTTCGACCACGTGGACCTGCGTGAGCGGATGGCGGCGGGGCTGCCGCGCGGGTTGCGGCGCTACGCGCTGGGCCTGCACGGCACGCGCATCGAGGAGGCGCTCACGGAGGCGATGTCCAGCGGGGTGTCGGTGCTCACCAACGTGCTGGGCGCGGGCACGGAGCTCATCGTCGATCTCTTCCTGATGATCGTGGCGATGTACTACTTCTTCCTGGATGGCCGGCGGCTGTGGGCCGATGGCACGCAGCTGGTGCCCATGGACAAGCGCTACATCCAGGCGTTCGCCAAGGAGTTCACCGACGTGGCGCACGCCATCATCTATGGCAACACCATCACCTCGCTCGTGCAGGGGCTGCTGGGGGTGGTGGGGCTGTTGATGGTGAAGGTGCCGCACGCGGAGGTGTGGGGCGCGGCCATGGTGGTGGTGGCCATGGTGCCCGTGGGGGGCACGGCGCTCGTGTGGGGACCCATTGGCCTGGTGCTCCTGATGATGGGCAAGGTGAACGAGGGCATCTTCCTGCTGGCCTGGGGTGCCTTCGTGGTGAGCAGCATCGACAACGTCATCCGGCCGAAGCTGTGCGGCTCGCGCATGACGCTCCACCCGCTGCTCGTCTTCCTGTCCATCTTCGGTGGCCTGGCGGTGTTCGGGATGATGGGGCTGCTCGTGGGGCCGCTCATCGCCTCGCTCTTCATGGCCATGGTGCGCATCTACCGGCGTGACTTCCTCGGGCTGCGCGCGCAGGAGGTGCCGCCGCCGGGGGCTTCCGTCGCGACCGCCACCGGCTCCACGCCCACCGTGCCGGCCACTCCGGTGGGCCCCACGCCCGCGGCGGTCGAGGTCTGA
- a CDS encoding extracellular solute-binding protein, translated as MNVTKNMRWVVLWGAVVGSVLGCGGTPPVTPAPPAGERVVLRVPLYSWIPDAAGDKFQALSARLEAEFEAEHPEVDLDVNPDCFKDDLYEPSELARSLRGEGECPYDVVEVDTSLLGELVGTGAVRPWSELPEGPRWHPAGVSASTFEGKLYGVPHWQCAHYIISRDEAVSRARTVDELVQALAALNTPAMDLSANFLGSWNLPSLYLDAWTDTHGPANVQSAVTAEHYDTDVLAGMKKLAGACATAEGNPCIDGTYDAEENLEVPDVLLAEGRADATLGFSERLHGILKKLPPGASRSELRISPAPLGQGNRPLLFTDSFFLGERCTGACEQAAQAFVAYMTRTSTYQWIVLGEDAPAEGRVPRYLMPANLDVYELPGVKADPFYPVIGAATATGAPFPNTGLLNIRKSMRDAIQAALQ; from the coding sequence ATGAACGTCACGAAGAACATGCGGTGGGTGGTGCTGTGGGGCGCGGTGGTGGGCTCCGTGCTCGGCTGCGGTGGGACTCCACCGGTCACGCCGGCTCCGCCCGCGGGAGAGCGCGTCGTGCTGCGCGTCCCGCTCTACTCGTGGATTCCCGACGCCGCGGGGGACAAGTTCCAGGCCCTGTCCGCGCGCCTCGAGGCCGAGTTCGAGGCCGAGCATCCGGAGGTGGACCTGGACGTCAATCCCGACTGCTTCAAGGATGACCTCTATGAGCCCTCCGAACTCGCGCGCTCGCTCCGCGGGGAAGGGGAGTGCCCCTATGACGTCGTCGAGGTGGACACGTCCCTGCTCGGCGAGCTCGTGGGGACCGGCGCCGTGCGGCCCTGGTCCGAGCTCCCCGAGGGCCCCCGCTGGCACCCCGCGGGCGTGTCGGCCTCCACGTTCGAGGGCAAGCTCTACGGCGTGCCGCACTGGCAGTGCGCCCACTACATCATCTCCCGCGACGAGGCCGTGAGCCGCGCGCGCACGGTGGATGAGCTGGTCCAGGCCCTCGCGGCGCTCAACACCCCCGCCATGGATCTCTCGGCCAACTTCCTGGGGAGCTGGAACCTGCCCTCGCTCTACCTCGATGCCTGGACGGACACCCACGGCCCCGCCAACGTGCAGTCCGCCGTGACGGCCGAGCACTACGACACGGACGTGCTCGCCGGCATGAAGAAGCTCGCCGGCGCCTGCGCCACCGCCGAGGGCAACCCCTGCATCGACGGCACGTACGACGCCGAGGAGAACCTCGAGGTGCCGGATGTCCTCCTCGCCGAGGGCCGCGCCGATGCCACCCTGGGCTTCTCCGAGCGGCTGCACGGCATCCTCAAGAAGCTCCCCCCGGGCGCGAGCCGCTCCGAGCTGCGCATCTCCCCCGCGCCCCTGGGCCAGGGCAATCGGCCCCTGCTCTTCACCGACTCGTTCTTCTTGGGCGAGCGCTGCACCGGTGCGTGCGAGCAGGCCGCCCAGGCCTTCGTCGCGTACATGACCCGCACGAGCACCTATCAGTGGATCGTCCTCGGCGAGGACGCGCCCGCCGAGGGCCGGGTGCCGCGCTACCTCATGCCCGCCAACCTGGACGTGTATGAGCTGCCCGGCGTGAAGGCCGATCCCTTCTACCCCGTCATCGGGGCGGCCACCGCCACCGGCGCGCCCTTTCCCAACACGGGCCTGCTGAACATCCGCAAGTCCATGCGCGACGCCATCCAGGCCGCGCTCCAGTAG
- a CDS encoding P1 family peptidase, which produces MGHLPESESPEKRVRARELGLPLGRFKPGRHNAITDVEGVLVGHSTIIQGEGPLRPGIGPVRTGVTAILPNRRDIFMERMTGGGFVLNGAGEVSGMTQLMEWGLVETPILLTNTMAVGAVSDAVTRHMVEQNPGIGDEHDVIIPIVGECDDSYLNDISGRHVKREHVYEAIRTASDGPVAEGNVGGGTGMLTCDFKGGIGTSSRKLPESLGGYTLGVLVMSNFGKMHNLRVGGLPVGELLAEKFKHMPRRTQNYGSIISVVATDAPLLTNQINRLCKRVALGIGRVGSYAAHGSGEIVVGFSTANIIPRRTQKMVYKLKILLDQRLDPLYEAVMEATEEAILNAMCMATSMTGVNGNFVPALPLDEVRRFVSACQPIFSSVKKRAQQAGAPGGKGKPAEGDKPEHAKLRGAEGIPYPTRPAPEMEPEQDIQDSSSKKSSDT; this is translated from the coding sequence ATGGGCCACCTTCCCGAGTCAGAGTCCCCCGAGAAGCGCGTGCGAGCCCGGGAGCTGGGCCTGCCCCTGGGCCGCTTCAAGCCCGGCCGGCACAACGCCATCACCGACGTGGAGGGCGTGCTCGTCGGGCACAGCACCATCATCCAGGGCGAGGGGCCACTGCGGCCGGGGATCGGTCCGGTGCGCACGGGCGTCACCGCCATCCTGCCCAACCGGCGCGACATCTTCATGGAGCGCATGACGGGTGGGGGCTTCGTGCTCAACGGGGCCGGCGAGGTGTCCGGCATGACGCAGCTCATGGAGTGGGGGCTGGTGGAGACGCCCATCCTGCTCACCAACACCATGGCCGTGGGCGCGGTGTCCGATGCCGTGACGCGTCACATGGTGGAGCAGAACCCGGGCATCGGCGACGAGCACGACGTCATCATCCCCATCGTCGGCGAGTGCGACGACAGCTACCTCAACGACATCTCCGGCCGGCACGTCAAGCGCGAGCACGTCTACGAGGCCATCCGCACGGCCTCGGACGGTCCGGTGGCCGAGGGCAACGTGGGCGGCGGCACCGGCATGCTCACGTGCGACTTCAAGGGCGGCATCGGCACCTCCTCGCGCAAGCTGCCCGAGTCCCTGGGCGGCTACACCCTGGGGGTGCTGGTGATGTCCAACTTCGGCAAGATGCACAACCTGCGCGTGGGCGGACTGCCCGTGGGCGAGCTGCTCGCCGAGAAGTTCAAGCACATGCCCCGGCGCACGCAGAACTACGGCTCCATCATCTCCGTGGTGGCCACGGACGCGCCCCTGCTCACCAATCAGATCAACCGCTTGTGCAAGCGCGTGGCGCTGGGCATCGGCCGGGTGGGCAGCTACGCGGCGCACGGCTCGGGGGAGATCGTGGTGGGCTTCTCCACCGCCAACATCATCCCCCGGCGCACCCAGAAGATGGTCTACAAGCTGAAGATCCTCCTGGATCAGCGCTTGGATCCGCTCTACGAGGCGGTGATGGAGGCCACCGAGGAGGCCATCCTCAACGCCATGTGCATGGCCACGTCGATGACGGGGGTGAACGGCAACTTCGTGCCGGCGCTGCCCCTGGACGAGGTGCGCCGGTTCGTGAGCGCCTGCCAGCCCATCTTCTCCTCGGTGAAGAAGCGTGCCCAGCAGGCGGGCGCCCCCGGGGGCAAGGGCAAGCCGGCCGAGGGGGACAAGCCCGAGCACGCCAAGCTCCGGGGCGCCGAGGGGATTCCCTATCCCACGCGGCCGGCGCCGGAGATGGAGCCGGAGCAGGACATCCAGGACTCCTCTTCCAAGAAGAGTTCTGATACGTAG